Below is a window of Dermacentor silvarum isolate Dsil-2018 unplaced genomic scaffold, BIME_Dsil_1.4 Seq7046, whole genome shotgun sequence DNA.
CCGCGTTTATTCACAGTAGGTGGTAGAGGAAGGCGAGCTTTTGCTACatgcgtttgcgctcgctactaaGTGCGCATTGCTAAAAATTTCAACGCTGTGCTACTGCGGACTGCTGTTCGTTGGTGCAGCCGCTGTCGTGTTTGATTGGGACTGAATGAGGCAGCCGCAGTGGAAtggcgatgggggggggggggggggggaacaaaataagataataataataataataaagaggtcATTTTGCAGCGCTAAAATCTCAGATGCTGGCCTGTTCCACATCCATTGCATCCTATAGAGTCCGATGGGCGGCGGGGAATCAGCACCGTGCGAATGACGTGTGAAACCAAAGGGTAAATTTACTAGCTAGCTAGGTAGGTGCGTATATCGAGGCACAAAAAAGGGTCGCGCGAAGCAGACTCACTTTCGTTTTATTATTTTCACTAGCACCCGTTGTTTTCTCGTGCGTCGGTGTTCGTGGTCGTGCTGGCCAAGCGCGTGTGATGTGACGAGATAGGAAAATGAGGCCATGGCTCAAGGGGTAGACAAATTAAATTAAATACACAAGGCAGTGGCATACATGCGCATTGTTTTGATGAAACGCGGCAGTTGTTCAATAATGTGTGTCCCCCTTATTGGTCTTTCTGAATGCGGTCACACTCGGCGTTCGTGAAGCTTCCGGGGAGCCAACTCTGACTtgcccattcaaatacatgtagcacgcaaaataaaaatattttacgaTGCAACCACTCGGCTAATGTGAACGAAACTTgtcgcatgagagagagagagagagcggaaggCACTTAAGGGAGCAGATATTTCATGGAGTGCGTGGAATGTAATGCACAAAACTAAAGTAAGCGAACATTACAACAACTCAGTAGCTGAAAGCCATACCGCAATGTCTAAACACACAAAGAGAACAAACAACACATGTAAAGAGGAGAAATGTGATACATAATTTTGCACGCTATGTGAGAAACTGTTGCTTTGTTTGCAAAAGTGATGCACGCACTGTGAGCAGTATAGTTTACTGAGGTGTAGTGAATGAATTGTGTTCGCTTTAGTTGTATTGATATTTGCGGAATTGCCTTTTCCATTTCTATCGCTGAATTACGGAGGTAGAAGATTGAAGGGTTTCCCTCCTGTGCATTTGACTTTTCAACAACGATTGTAATTAAAATTAgcataaataaaagaaactcCCGCTGATCCGGCCATGCGCAGTAGCTGCCGAGAAGAGCGATTTTTCCGCCAGCCGCAGAGCTGAGCTTTACCGAAATAAGTCGGCAGGAGTGCCATTGCTCCTGCGGTGAACTCGTTCCGGGGAGCGGGAATGAAACCAGAGAAAGCTAGCCCGTGGGaataacgaagaaaaaaatgtagGTGCTGTCTGAAGCACGGTGTGGTTATGACGATTGTTGTGTCATGTGGAAGAAATACAAACAACAATGCGGCGTCAACAGGCATTAcctgaaaagtaaaaaaaaaaagcgtgcggtTATTAGGTGCAGCATAGCGAGGGCTCCGGATTCGTAAGATGGGGGGTTGTCTGAGAGCGGCGGCCGCCGTGTGTGTGAGTGGTTTTGAaaagaagagaagagaaaagtgcaGCGCCGTAACGCTCTCTCGACGCGGGCCGCAAAGCACTCGTTGATAGCACGGGAATGATTGTGTAAGGGCCCTGCGTGGTATTGGCTGTGCGTAGCTTTGGAAGGCCGAATCAGCTGCGCAGTCTGTTAACGCGCGTTACACACCTGCCTAAGTATATGCGAAGTGTGGTGTTCAGATATGTACATGGGAAAGTGCGCTAGCGAGCGTGTACGTGCGAGATAGCTTGCTGGCGACTTCGCGACCAGAAAAGATGAAGTTGGCTTCCCAGAAGGTATCGTGGAGTCGTAGCGATTCACATCAATGCAGCGGACGTTGCTCACACGTTTCACGCGCGTTTTGCGTCGCCCGCAGGTTGTCGCCATGTGCCGGGATCGCGAGGTGGGTGCTGAGGTGACCGCCGCCAGCAGTAATGGTGCGGTCTCACATCAGGTGGTGCCACTTCGCGATGCGTGCCGGTATGGCGGTGATTGTGGTGTTGGCTGAAACGAAAGAGAACGGCGCAGCATGCTGTCATGTTTAAATGCCAATTCAATTGCCTCGACATGCGCTCTGCGTAGCACCGGAACAACGCGGACGCGCGAAAACGGCTGGCTTCCAGCATCCTGGCGAACGCCGGCGTGCGCGCCGCCCCGCGTACGACACGgctgcgctggcgttggccaATCGGCGGCGGGTGAGTTGGAGAGGGGAAGAGCACTGAGGGGAAGCACGACCGCGCTGTGCGCAGGGGCCAGCAGTCTCACTCCGGCAGTCCGACGAGTTTGGACGCTCCCGTCTCCTTCTTCCGCTATGGCCAGGACAAAGCAAACCGCCCGCAAGAGTACCGGCGGGAAGGCTCCGCGTAAGCAGCTTGCCACCAAGGCTGCTCGCAAGAGTGCACCTGCCACCGGCGGTGTCAAGAAGCCGCATCGTTATAGGCCGGGCACCGTGGCCCTGCGTGAAATCCGTCGTTACCAGAAGTCGACCGAGCTGCTGATCCGCAAGCTGCCGTTCCAGCGCCTGGTGAGGGAAATCGCGCAGGACTTCAAGACCGACCTGCGATTCCAGAGCTCGGCTGTGATGGCTCTTCAGGAGGCTAGCGAGGCCTACCTGGTCGGTCTCTTCGAGGACACCAACCTGTGCGCCATCCATGCCAAGCGCGTTACCATCATGCCCAAGGACATCCAGCTGGCCCGCCGCATCCGTGGCGAGCGTGCCTAAGTTCGACCGCTGTCTGCACCGCGCAGCCTTGCGTCAGGCAAGCAACACAAAACGGTCCTTCTCAGGACCACCTACATGTCTGCTTCGGCTACGGGAATACGCGAGACCACGTACTCCGAACCGTACCCCTCTCGGTGTGGTCTGTCTGTGTGTGCTCGGCTGGATGGGATATATACATATGCTGAGGAGGCGAGGTGGTGCTTCGCACGATACGCAAGTGGTGAGTACTGACCGAGCACGAATCAAAATAAAGTGCCTGTGCTAGTTGTTTCGTGCTCGAAAACAAAATTACAACGACAGCAGATGTTGCGTGCAAGCTTTCGTGCAGTTCGCGATGGAAAAACCACTACTAGCAAGAGGaaaaatagcatttttttttttcccttcctttaCGGCGTTCGTATATGCAGAATGAACGTGTTGAGAGACAgctatcgcgctgcactttaagcgTATCTTTCACCCTTTGCAACTATAGTATCTCTCTGTAGCTCATCACGAGGCCaatatcgctgaaaaaaaaaaaaaaaaaaatgaagaagcacaGTTTAACGTGTTCGATATATCAATGGGAAAGTCTCCGTTTCAGTAGCGCTTTTTCCAGTTTAGCACACGCCCAATTGACGGCTATTCGTTCGTCTAGCGATGTGTGCATCACTCGCTTGTCCACGTTTATTCGAGCAAAGTCTGTGTATGTGGCGCAATCATAAGGGCCGGCTCgcgttcgtctttctttcttgctcctcCCGAGGCAATTGATAGCGCCGGCGAATGCTGGCCAATTAATTACGTGCAGCGAGAGATTCTAGCAGCAATCTCACCGAGCCACGATTGCGGtcgtttagaaagaaaaattcaaacAGAGGGAAACGGGTGCGGAGAACGGGATTGCAAAGCAACACCCTGCCGTCACACGCATTTTGGGTGGTCCTGACAAGGACCGTTGGGTTGTCGTGCGAGGACGAGCCTGCAACTCCGGCTTGATGGAGGGAGAGCAGCTCGCTTACGCCTTCTTCTCGGTCTTCTTGGGCAGAAGCACGGCTTGGATGTTGGGCAACACGCCGCCCTGCGCGATGGTAACGCCGGAGAGCAGCTTGTTCAGCTCCTCGTCGTTGCGGATGGCCAGCTGCAGGTGGCGGGGGATGATCCTGGTCTTCTTGTTGTCGCGAGCCGCGTTGCCGGCGAGCTCGAGCACTTCGGCAGCCAGGTACTCGAGGACGGCCGCGAGGTAGACGGGAGCGCCCGCTCCGACGCGCTCAGCGTAGTTTCCCTTGCGCAGGAGACGGTGGATACGGCCCACGGGGAACTGGAGACCCGCACGGCTGGAACGGGTCTTGCTCTTGCCCTTTGCCTTGCCTCCTTTGCCACGTCCGGACAtggtgatgctgctgctgatgagacGAGAGACGACAACTAATGTGCTACTCTCGCGATCTCTCAACGATGTGTGCGTGGTTGTGCAGGTTCCGGCCGCCGCGACCACGCTCAGGGGAGCGCGGGAGAGGGCGAGAAGCCGCGCGGACCAATGGCGCGCGCGGCTTCCGCGGGTCGCGTGAACACCCCTCCCCCAAATAAAAGGCCGGCGTAACGCGGCGACGCGCGTAGTCCGATCTCGCTCGCTCGCCTGATCGCATCGCATCGCTATGCCTCCCCAGCCGAGCGGTAAGGCCGTGAAGAAGGCCGGCAAGGCGCAGAAGAATGTGCGCGCCAccgacaagaagaagaagaagcgccgcAGGAAGGAGAGCTTCTCCATCTACATCTACAAGGTGCTGAAGCAGGTGCACCCCGACACTGGAGTCTCCAGCAAGGCCATGTCCATCATGAACAGCTTCGTGAACGACATCTTCGAGCGCATCGCCGCCGAGTCGTCCCGTCTGGCTCACTACAACAAGCGCTCGACCATCACGAGCCgggagatccagactgccgtgcgtctgctgctgccgGGCGAGCTGGCCAAGCACGCCGTGTCCGAGGGCACCAAAGCCGTCACCAAGTACACCAGCTCCAAGTAGGCGACCGAGCGCTCGACCGCCCAGCCAACACCCAACGGCTCTTGTCAGAGCCACCCAAAGTGTCTGCATTGGCATTGGGATGTAGCGAGAATCTCGCGACGATTCCGTCCGTTTTCCCTCTTGTTTTGTTTACGTGTTGCGTGCGCTTTCCGACAGCGCGCCTCTTAGTAGTAGAAAAAACATAACAACATGCACTGAGCACAACAACAGGCACACGAGCATGCATAATGCGCGTTCCTACTAGTGCGAACGACGGAATGCGTGTTGTAACGCTGCGTCGGTCGATAGTTTTGCCTTATGCGAGCCGAGCGTAGTGTAGTGTAATTATTAcaacgcagcttcttgtcctctctctctcttttttttttttttttttcttttccgacGCGGTCTTGCGGCTCGCTCGCCTGTACGTTTGCGAAAAGCAATTGCGTCTACGAGAACGTACTCTTGGCGGCGGTTGACACGCATACGACTGTCCTCGAGGCTGGAGTGCTGAATTAAAAGCCTCCTGCAAGGGCAGTGTCATGTTTAGATGTGAGCGGTGTAGCAGGGACTGGGCAGCGCAAATCGCTTGACAGGTGCAAGAAATGTCCTAGCTAGAGGAACACTGATTAGGAGAAACTTCAAGTAATATTAGCAAAATGCTGCGCGCGCTTTCCGCAAACTGCTATGGCCGTTTAAAGGGTAAAAAAGTTTGTGattaagtgcagcgcgataactgtctctccgtggaggagacgcgctgcgcgccggcggcaatggccggagaggaggaggaggtcggGGCTCTGTATCCTCGCCCTCTTCCGTCCCCCAGAATGCTGGATTGGAACCACGCGGGCGTGTTTGGCTATTTCGGCTGCCGTTATCTGGGAGATTACGCAAGCTATGACGACGAAATTTGACGGTCGTGTTGCCACAAGGGGACGCAGCCTAAGCGCAAAATTTAAAACGCCTAAGGCGAACCGATCACGAGTGCTGGCTGTTTAGCGATTCGTGACCAAGTGAACGATGGTCGCGCGGCTCAGCTTGAAGTCGTGCTCGCGCCGTGCTTTCCAGCAGCTACGAAGGTTATAATGCAAGCGTAGTCGTGGTAAAGATGCATGCAACGAGTAATTAAAACGAGAATGcaaggaagctttttttttttttttttttcttccggggAGGTGGAACTCGAGCAGCGGGCGCAACCTAGCACCACGAGTTGTTGGATTGTTCGTTTTGTCGTTGCGAATGCAGGGCGAGGCgtttttaatttttgttaattcatcttTGAAGGAACAAAAGTCACTAActgcagcaacaaaaaataaaattagggcACAATAGGCCTGCGTTGCAGTGTTATGTGCAAGTGCacg
It encodes the following:
- the LOC119435441 gene encoding histone H3-like, encoding MARTKQTARKSTGGKAPRKQLATKAARKSAPATGGVKKPHRYRPGTVALREIRRYQKSTELLIRKLPFQRLVREIAQDFKTDLRFQSSAVMALQEASEAYLVGLFEDTNLSATAEMSGRGKGGKGLGKGGAKRHRKVLRDNIQGITKPAIRRLARRGGVKRISGLIYEETRGVLKVFLENVIRDAVTYTEHAKRKTVTAMDVVYALKRQGRTLYGFGG
- the LOC119435438 gene encoding histone H2A-like — encoded protein: MSGRGKGGKAKGKSKTRSSRAGLQFPVGRIHRLLRKGNYAERVGAGAPVYLAAVLEYLAAEVLELAGNAARDNKKTRIIPRHLQLAIRNDEELNKLLSGVTIAQGGVLPNIQAVLLPKKTEKKA
- the LOC119435440 gene encoding histone H2B, whose amino-acid sequence is MPPQPSGKAVKKAGKAQKNVRATDKKKKKRRRKESFSIYIYKVLKQVHPDTGVSSKAMSIMNSFVNDIFERIAAESSRLAHYNKRSTITSREIQTAVRLLLPGELAKHAVSEGTKAVTKYTSSK